The following proteins are encoded in a genomic region of Candidatus Diapherotrites archaeon:
- a CDS encoding M48 family metallopeptidase has protein sequence MFLVYIFALYTGLGAFAIPFALAIAVGSAYFSYYYSDSLVLSISQARPVTKKELPQLYNIVEELSVGIGLSSPIKCYIIDDTAPNAFATGRDPEHAAIVVTAGLLQKLNRAELEGVIGHEMSHIKNSDTRIMMYTVVMVGLTALLSDFLLRISIFGRHREDRGNFGLVLAVVAIALAILSPLIATLIKLAISRNREYLADSSSALLTKNPGALASALEKISKDTEPLEAANKATEHLYIINPLKEHASALNNLFETHPSIESRIQRLREM, from the coding sequence ATGTTTTTGGTTTACATTTTCGCGCTCTACACGGGCCTGGGCGCGTTTGCAATTCCCTTCGCCTTGGCCATAGCAGTGGGCTCCGCATATTTTTCCTATTATTATTCCGACAGCCTCGTCCTGTCCATTTCGCAGGCAAGGCCCGTAACGAAAAAGGAACTGCCCCAGCTTTACAACATAGTTGAAGAGCTTTCGGTCGGCATTGGCCTGAGTTCGCCGATAAAATGTTACATCATCGACGACACAGCGCCGAACGCCTTTGCGACCGGCAGGGACCCGGAGCATGCAGCCATTGTTGTCACGGCCGGCTTGCTGCAGAAACTCAACCGTGCGGAACTTGAAGGCGTCATCGGCCACGAAATGTCGCACATCAAAAACTCTGACACGCGCATAATGATGTACACTGTCGTCATGGTCGGCCTTACCGCCCTGCTGTCGGACTTTCTCCTGCGCATAAGCATTTTCGGCAGGCACCGCGAGGACAGGGGCAATTTCGGCCTGGTCCTGGCGGTTGTCGCAATCGCCCTGGCAATCCTTTCGCCGCTGATTGCGACGCTAATAAAGCTTGCAATCTCGCGCAACAGGGAATACCTTGCTGATTCTTCCTCTGCCTTGCTCACGAAAAACCCCGGCGCTTTGGCGAGCGCGCTTGAAAAAATCTCAAAGGACACGGAGCCTTTGGAGGCAGCGAACAAGGCGACCGAGCACCTTTACATCATAAACCCGCTGAAAGAGCATGCCAGCGCATTGAACAACCTGTTTGAAACGCACCCTTCTATTGAATCCCGCATCCAAAGGTTGCGGGAAATGTAA
- a CDS encoding LemA family protein, which translates to MIEWILLGIIVILVLGLILVYNGLIGNRNRVENAWSQIDVQLKRRFDLIPNLIESVKGYAKHEKDVFTEVTKARAAVANATGVSGRAQAENMLTGALKSLFAVAEAYPQLRASENFQQLQEELSSTESKIAYARQFYNDAVLLYNNAIQQFPSNVIAGMFGFAKKDFFEAEAGAREAPKVKF; encoded by the coding sequence ATGATTGAATGGATTCTTCTTGGAATAATTGTCATCCTGGTTCTCGGCCTGATTCTCGTCTACAACGGCCTGATAGGCAACAGGAACCGCGTTGAGAATGCGTGGAGCCAGATTGACGTGCAGTTGAAGAGGCGGTTTGACCTCATTCCGAACCTCATCGAATCGGTCAAGGGCTATGCCAAGCACGAGAAGGACGTTTTCACTGAAGTGACCAAGGCAAGGGCCGCGGTCGCCAACGCAACCGGTGTTTCGGGCAGGGCGCAGGCGGAAAACATGCTGACCGGCGCGCTCAAAAGCCTTTTCGCCGTCGCAGAAGCTTATCCGCAGTTGAGGGCGAGCGAAAACTTCCAGCAGTTGCAGGAAGAGCTTTCAAGCACCGAGTCGAAGATCGCGTACGCGAGACAGTTCTACAATGACGCTGTCCTGCTGTACAACAACGCAATCCAGCAGTTTCCAAGCAATGTCATAGCGGGAATGTTCGGTTTCGCCAAAAAGGATTTCTTCGAGGCGGAAGCAGGAGCAAGGGAAGCGCCCAAAGTCAAATTCTGA
- the ffh gene encoding signal recognition particle protein: MIAMSLGEKLAGAMETLRRAATLDKDAIKEAVKEIQRALISSDVEVSLVLELSKKIEAEAFKEMPEGFNRKEHAIKATYDLLAELLGGEAAKAPENPKRILLVGTFGHGKTTTAGKVAKWYAKRGKSVGLVAADVFRPAAVEQLRQVAEKAKVEFFGIEGEKSAQKVVEKGLEKFHSKDLVIVDSAGRSALDEELVKEIKEISSALKPDETWLVLGADIGQIAKKQAQAFHDAVGVNGVIITKMDGSAKGGGVLAACHATKASVYFIGVGEKLDDFEEFDAQRYLSRIMGFGDLQALLEKAKELGEDETALSAEEMLEGEFNFKVFYEQLKATKKLGPLSKVAEMLGMKMQVPKEQLEIGQEKMDSFGIIIDSMTEQERKNPELLTRTRIHRIAVGSGRKEEDVRELIKQYRTMEKMFKKFKSIGSEKKLEKMAKSGNFGGMLQGFAKKKKKFRLK, translated from the coding sequence GTGATTGCGATGTCTTTGGGCGAAAAGCTTGCCGGCGCAATGGAAACCCTGAGGCGCGCGGCAACATTGGACAAGGATGCCATAAAGGAGGCTGTCAAGGAGATTCAGCGCGCGCTCATTTCCTCTGACGTGGAAGTTTCGCTTGTCCTCGAACTGAGCAAAAAGATCGAGGCAGAGGCCTTCAAGGAAATGCCGGAAGGATTCAACCGCAAGGAGCATGCAATCAAGGCAACATATGATCTGCTTGCCGAACTGCTCGGCGGGGAAGCCGCAAAAGCGCCCGAAAACCCGAAAAGGATTCTGCTCGTCGGAACCTTCGGCCATGGCAAGACGACCACCGCAGGAAAAGTTGCAAAATGGTATGCCAAGCGCGGAAAAAGCGTTGGGTTAGTTGCCGCGGACGTTTTCAGGCCGGCCGCGGTCGAACAATTGAGGCAGGTCGCGGAAAAAGCCAAAGTCGAATTTTTCGGGATTGAAGGCGAAAAAAGCGCGCAGAAGGTGGTGGAAAAAGGGCTTGAAAAATTCCATTCAAAGGACCTTGTCATTGTCGACAGCGCGGGCAGAAGCGCGCTGGACGAAGAGCTCGTGAAGGAAATAAAGGAAATCAGTTCGGCGCTGAAACCCGATGAAACGTGGCTTGTGCTCGGCGCGGACATCGGGCAGATCGCAAAAAAACAGGCGCAGGCGTTCCACGACGCGGTCGGAGTAAACGGCGTAATAATCACTAAAATGGATGGAAGCGCGAAAGGCGGCGGAGTTTTGGCGGCATGCCATGCCACGAAGGCAAGCGTCTACTTTATCGGCGTTGGCGAAAAGCTTGACGATTTCGAGGAATTCGACGCGCAAAGGTATTTGTCGAGGATCATGGGCTTCGGCGATTTGCAGGCACTGCTGGAAAAGGCGAAAGAGCTGGGCGAAGATGAAACGGCGTTGTCTGCAGAGGAGATGCTGGAAGGCGAATTCAATTTCAAGGTCTTCTACGAACAGCTGAAGGCGACGAAAAAACTCGGCCCGCTGTCAAAGGTTGCGGAAATGCTGGGCATGAAAATGCAGGTGCCGAAAGAACAGCTTGAAATCGGGCAGGAAAAAATGGACTCGTTCGGCATAATCATCGACAGCATGACCGAACAGGAGCGCAAAAACCCCGAACTTCTTACCAGAACGAGAATCCACAGGATTGCCGTTGGCAGCGGCAGGAAAGAAGAAGATGTCCGCGAACTGATAAAGCAGTACAGGACCATGGAAAAAATGTTCAAAAAATTCAAGAGCATCGGCTCCGAAAAGAAACTGGAAAAAATGGCGAAATCCGGCAACTTCGGCGGAATGCTGCAGGGCTTTGCCAAAAAAAAGAAAAAGTTCAGGCTGAAATGA
- a CDS encoding prepilin peptidase produces MEFLLFREAIVLLACAVSAYTDWKDGLILDKITYPLIAIGIALNLLEKDLTVFILPIAVFAIGYAIYYAGKVGGGDVKLLAGIAMVLPSVRGEIFVLNALLIASSSAIVFLSAYFVSKYARKGIDWKENRGGIMRALLFAAFIAAYFWFLLQWKIMPLSGIMIFAVPVAFALVFLALEHGIRRNFFLQEAKLSELEEDEIVAVEFLDSKVLEKLGLKFKGVLGEKEIGKLKEMGLKTVPVYRKLPAFAPFILLGAVAAIAWPGMVAGLFI; encoded by the coding sequence ATGGAATTCCTGCTTTTCCGCGAGGCGATTGTTTTGCTTGCCTGTGCTGTTTCGGCTTACACTGACTGGAAAGACGGCCTGATTCTGGACAAAATAACGTATCCCCTTATCGCAATCGGAATCGCCTTGAACCTACTGGAAAAAGATTTGACTGTTTTCATTCTGCCGATTGCGGTTTTTGCCATTGGTTATGCCATTTACTATGCGGGAAAAGTGGGCGGGGGGGACGTGAAACTTCTTGCCGGAATTGCAATGGTTCTGCCGTCGGTGCGGGGTGAAATCTTCGTTTTGAACGCCCTGCTCATTGCCTCGTCTTCCGCAATAGTTTTCCTTTCGGCTTACTTCGTTTCAAAGTACGCGCGAAAAGGCATTGACTGGAAGGAAAACCGCGGCGGAATAATGCGCGCCCTGCTGTTCGCTGCATTCATTGCCGCATACTTCTGGTTTTTGCTGCAGTGGAAAATCATGCCGCTGTCAGGAATAATGATTTTTGCCGTTCCCGTGGCTTTCGCGCTCGTATTCCTGGCGCTGGAACACGGCATCCGCAGAAACTTTTTTTTGCAGGAAGCCAAACTGTCAGAGCTTGAAGAGGATGAAATCGTCGCTGTGGAGTTTTTGGATTCGAAAGTGTTGGAAAAGCTTGGCCTCAAATTCAAAGGCGTGCTCGGAGAAAAGGAAATCGGAAAACTCAAGGAAATGGGCCTGAAAACAGTGCCAGTTTACAGGAAACTCCCGGCGTTCGCGCCGTTCATACTGTTGGGCGCGGTTGCCGCGATTGCCTGGCCGGGAATGGTAGCGGGACTGTTCATTTGA